aaaataatgtctttctttgatatttcaactttttgcaactaaaatgatgttattattcCTCGTAAAATTACTTACTCCTACaacttatttttcttaatattttcaattAATTCCCGATttgtctatttttgctgttgctttgttgttgttgttgttgtcgtttagtttctattattattatttttagaacaCGCTGcgagccaatgaaaaaacagccgcaggccgtaaatggcccccatgcttcactttggacaccccttaaaAGGCTGAATGACTATAAATCGAATGCAACAGTGGAGTCATTCAAGCTAAACAACGCTGAATTAGTAATTTACATTAGTACCATTATAATTATTGACTGTTAAGAAAATCTACtaacaacaaatgaaaaaaacaaagccaaTATAATCTAGTTGAATAAAAAGCATAAACCCCAGGAACTCTTGTGGCTACTGTAATGTCATATAATCTCATCGATCAGCTGGAGCTGCCACACATGTAAATCTCTTCTGTGAGATTTATACATAATGGCAACATTCATTTGAAATGagtgaaaatgattcatgactTTCACTCCTTAAGAGGCCGTGTCTCGCTGATTGTATAGCGATTGTCTTGTTCCTGCTCTGAGCTCCAATCGGTCTACCTGCAGCCGGTCTGGGAGGTTCTGGGAGCGGTTCTATAATTAGGTTCTCTTGGCTGATTCAATTAGAGAAGCCGCTCCATTCATTTAGCTCACGATTCTCCTCAGCTGCTTGGAGAGGCtaatggaagagatggagagatATATGGGAACCAATAAGACATGGCACTATGTTACGTTGTGTGATACAAGCAGTGTCATCTAACAGTTTTGTTTGTGGTTCTAAAATCCTGTATTGTTCGTTAAAACtttcaacattttaatatttatccCTCCTATCGTTTTGTGAAATCTGCGTATGTCATCATCTTGCCATGTTTCCAGCTACTGGCTTGCAATTACATTACAGAGGACATTACTTAGGAAGGACATAAATAGGGGTCAGTCATCATGATAGTGGAGTGGAAGATGAGATATAGAACAGAATCTCTTTGATCAAGAAAACTCTAAATCATGTTCAGGCATGTTCTCAAGAATATACTGACAAATGTTTACAGAaggcgggccgcacggtggtctagtggttagcatgttggccaacacagtaacagtctggaggttgggaagacctgggttcgattctcccttgggcatttctgtgtggagtttgcatgttctccctgtgcgtgcgtgggttttctccgggtactccggtttcctcccacattcaaaaaggttaattggcgactctaaattgtccataggtatgaatgtgagtgtgaatggttgtttgtctatatgtgccctgcgattggctggcgaccagtccagggtgtaccccgcctgttgcccaaagtcagctgggataggcttcagcatgcccccgcaaccctaaagaggagaagcggtatagaaaatggatggatggatgtttacagAAGGGTACTCAACATACTGTAGTGTACAGGCTCATATATGTCATGACATCATTTCTGTTAAAATGAGAGAAAATCCATCTGTCCATACTgctttccaaactttttccacagaggactttgatattttgtaaaccaacacacgtagatatgctaagaagttacagtatatattacctgtatttcaagaaacatacttttttccccatgtttgctgttgtttttgtttaaatattccaaatatttctactttcttctcaGATAATCTGTAAATtctcttctcataatatttggaatttattgccataatattataacttttctccccacctaactttccaaaaatgataacttcCTCATAATCAACCAGTCCAGGTTGAACCCTCTTGCCAGTCTCAAGGGCACCAGTTGAGTCCCTAGAAAGGAACTCAGTGGCTTTCTTTGATAGTGGTTGGGCCTTCCGCGTACTCTCACCAGCACTGCACCGTATGGGGCGAGTAACATCCTAGCGCTGACCTGTAGTGGGCTCACTGAAGAATTCATGGTGGTACGCACCAGAGAAGTACAGGGACTCCGGGGACTGCAAGGTGTCATCAGCTGGCTTTGAGGTGAGGACAGGAAGGAAATGGAAGTCTGGGAAAGCAGTGGAGGTGGCAAAGACACGCCTGAGAGAAAAGGCACAGGTGGGCACCATGGCGTCAGGCAGAGCGAGCTTGGGATACTTCCCAAAAACCCTGTTAAGCCAGGCCCGCGGCAAGGAAAGACACCATCTACTCCAGGAAGAGGTCAGAGCAGGTGTGGAGTGGGACTCCGGCAGCAACGAGCACAGACAAGGTGGGTGCAATGCACTGCAGCGCAGGGTCACTTGGACAAACATCTTGCAGGCAGACTTCCATCTGGTCCGTTTCCTGGTGCAAGCTGTGTGATGCCCTGCCGAGCGCAGCGAACCTCCACGTCTGGGGGAAGAGTGAGACAACCTCCTGCCTTCTTTGATCGGAGAAGAAGCTCTTTAGAACATCCCCTCAGCTGCTGCCAAAGGCTCTGGTTGATATCGTTGGTGCCATGACCAGGTGCCTCAGTCAACAACACCAGCAAACATCATCATGCTCCAAATAAGGCAGTCCCCttcatcattttgacttcattcgtaaaataactgctgatttgttttagttttcttgttaaatcatacaatatatttagaatgtgccacgggctgcAACTGGCccatgggctgcactttggacacccctggcttctACTGTTCAGGGTCATTGGAAAGCTGGGGCCTATCACAGCCAGACTGATCACCAGATCACATAGTGTACCTTTATATACGAACAGTGATTCACACACACGTCACACGTGGACCTAGTCTTCTACtgacccaacatgcatgtttttggactttaGGCGGAAGCTGAAGTACCCACAGTAACCCTACACAAGCACACCGAGTATTCATTCTGTTATTCTTCCTGTGTACTGACAAATTAGACAAAACTATAAGATTGTCGGATGTCTCCTTTCCTATGATTCCTGTACTGTAATGCCATTTTAACTTTTGTGTTACCGGCATACGGCAACGAAAAAGCTTGCTGGTTTGAATCTTGGCTCGGACCTGTGAAGTTTGGATTTTCTCCATGTGCTCGTGTGGATACTCCTGCTTCCCGCCACAGCCCAAATATTTGTACATTATGCTACCTGAACATCCTAACAGTGGGTCCAGCGTGAACCCTGCCTCTTGCCATTATCAGCTGAAATAGGCTCCCCCGTGACCCTGAAATGGATAATGCAAAGAAAGAGGGGGTGGTCTGGGAAAGTACGTGTAAAAGACAAGAACTGCAATTGCCCAACAACAACGTGTGTACGATTGCTGAGAGATGATGTCACCAAGCTACTTGGTTACATATCATAGCAAATGCAGCGGATCCCAGCATATTTGGCCTGCATGTTCGATTTGATTTTTCATGAACACGTTTTTGTGCTTATAATCTCCATAATTTGGCCATTTATTGGGATAAAACCCATCTAATTTTTCCTACTTTGGTAAAACTTGAGTCTAGAAAGTAGTCAATggcatatttcaacttccttgaGGGGGTGTTCTTTATATGCAGGTTGGCACCGGTTGATATTTACACTCTTACTAACACATCACAAACCGACAGGAGCTTATCCACCCAAATGCCAACTTCACCAAACCAACCAAAACATAACACAAGTAACTTTCAGAAGACACCGTGTAACTGTACCACATGGGTTAGGCGGATATCTAAATAAACGCTTACACACCAATATACCTGTACATGCAAaccaatactattttatactaatttataacccgcaagacatgctgggaagcccagcCACACACtttttggttgcactgtgagCAAGAATGCAACACCTGGATGGACTGTACCTTGTAGAGGCAGTGGGCACCATTGAGGATGAcatctccatccatccgttcatctatcttcttccgcttattgtCTTGAGGGTAGCAGAAGAAGAGACACCAGTGAATCCCTATTTCTGGCTACTTCATCTAGCGCTTCACGAGGGATcttgaggtgttcccaggccagctgagagacatagtctctccaacgtgtcctgggttttCCTCAAGGCCTTTTGcctcagggaggcgtctgggaggcatcctgaccggATGCCCAagctacctcatctggctcctggaTGACAAATGAGCGTTCTAATTGGACACTTCCACGATGATGATGCCATGACATTGCTGCAGCAATGCTGACATCACCTTTATCGTCATGCAGAAGAAGTACAATATTTCTTAAAACCTTTGTACTTGGACTGAATTGAAAATGGATTGAAGTGTGGATGGGAGTGAATTCAGTTTGCATCATGGTCAATATCTGTACAAGTAACAGCAACGTTTTTGGACATGTTTGGAATGTGAGTGAGTTAGCCATTGAGAGGATAAATTTAACATAAATGTCAAGCCTTTTGTTGATGACTTCAAATTGAAGCCAAAAATCCGCTTGAGCCAAAACTATCAATGACGTTTGTAAAGAGGGCATTCTAAATGTACCCAGTCGTTGTGAATGAATGACTCTGTTTTGGTTCAGGTCCAAACGATCCCATCCTGAGAGTCCTACGCAAAACCCCTCCCCCAACCATCTCCTCGTTGTCCGTAAAGCACTAAATAAAAGGACTGACTCGGGCAAGCGACAGTTTTCCTTGATAATTGTTAATTATGGAGAGTGCTCGGTGAGGCACTCGCCATGAATGGATATGGGATGTTCTTTCTTCCCCCACCCTCTACTCTGTCCATTTTATGGGATTGGTCTTACTTCTCAAGGACGCCAAAAAGGACAATTATGATGAGGGAGGAGGTGCAGGGAATGGGTCGAGTACCTGCGTCATTCTTGTGCACTACCATTGGTGGATTTTATGACAACAGGCGCCAGGATGCTACACCCCTCCCATCCAAGTGCATCAGCGATGACCACCAGCAGCCCCGCCCAACCCAAGTGGCTCCTGCTCGGGTCCAAGACGAGAGTACAGCACTTAAGATAATGTAAATAACCAGGGAAGGAGAGCTATTTTAAGACGTTGTCATTCCTTATGGCCATGAACGGGGACAAAGATGCAACCCAAGCGATCGTAATTTCACTCACGTTTTCAGACATGCGCTCTGTCTACCACCCAACTGGCCAAAGGGCCGCCACAAAAGAAAGCTCTAACATAACCACTTTTaaagttaaattaaaaatgatagTACCTCAAAAATAGACAGTGAGCCGTTTTAAAAGATTACTGTCATGCCTCCAAAAATGTAGTATTACTAAAGTGCATCAAACATGTCTgggaatatttacattttcagccAATAATTTGGCTAAAAACAACATACTACATTTCTGACTGCATGGTTTTGCTACATGAACACGTTAGCCCATTGTCATTTGTTAATTCTTCAGATAAGTCAAATAGTTTTAAAAGGATTTGAATGGAgccctacatacagtacagtacgtgtTCACTGCGTTACCTATTGATAGCAGGCATTTTTTGCAGGCTGCCAGTTGAGGGAAGAATCACTTTCATTGAGTTTCCCAGTTGCCTTTCCAAATCCCATGAATAATGAGTATAATGCTTCCATAGCACATCTATAGTATCAAATCACAAGTTTGAAATGCATTTGACATGAAGACTACTACAGctataaaaaatgcattaaaagcaAAGCCACTAAAACACGTAAGTATCAGGAGCTTAACGCCAATAGCATTTCAGATAATATGGAATAACAATGTGACACTATACCAaagtatattaatatatattatttgacATTGTAATGTGACACTTTTATTGTTGTACATCTGTTATgacatcaaaaataaataaacatttatataACATCCTTCCATCTTATCTGAATAATGTTAAACAGCAATTTGTTATCACTACATCGTTCCCTCCAAATTTACCCAAACATGTACGTCACAGAGAAAATAATCTGTACAAGCCTGTGAACAACATATACATTACACATCGATAACTCAAAACAGCATTATTCTGCAACCGTTTGActtgcaaaataaaatacacaaacagcaattACACTTCTTGAGACAATATGATTGGCGGTTACATTCATATTCAAGTGTTCTTTCACTGCGATTTGACCAGAGTACAGTCGGTTTCGTGGAAATAAACACATCTGTTCACATGATTTACATTAAGGCAGTTGAATAAACGCTCTTTTGAAACATGTcgtgtttttttacattgatgCTTGAAATCAGCTTCTCAAAGAGAACTAGTCAACTATTTCCGCTTTTGCTTTTATAATGTCGTGTCTATTCGGCTTGATTGATGAGTTGATTAAGTCAtggtgtgtttgttttatgttataCCAGCCTTCAGAAATGTATATGCCAGTGCCTGTCAGACTGCATCTAAAGCCATGTCCGCACGAGCactgatattttcaaaaacccaCATTTTCCCAATACggtgttataaaaaaaatctccatccaaaaaatgtctgtccaaataaaacacattcaccagctgtcatgcaCATGTTGAGCGAAGAAGAAACctgaaaaagcaacagcagctgACTTGGTCGTGCAATATAACACCTCTGTTCATCgatatagtgagatattagataaGCAATgactgtacatccatccatcctttttctatgccacttcgcgggggtatgctggagcctatcccagctgacttaggacgagaggcggggtacaccctggactggtcgccagccaatagaccaacattcacactcatattcatacctatcgACAATTTTAGAGTCTCAAATTAACCTAACTGACTTTGTGGCAGGTACATTATCTTAAAATCAACACACGCTttcatggagcccaggaaaTATACTAAATGTTTTTCTTAAGTGCCTGTGCCCATGGTGCAAAACGCATATGCGCTCATCTACCGCTGAaagaaatgaaaccaacacccatGATACAATAACTTCACATTCTGTTgttaaaaaggtttaaaaatgtGAGATAATGATGCACATTTTTTATGatacaaacaagaaaaaactctTATTTTACCCGTCCACACCGATAGGCTGAAGTGGTTTtccaaaaaacaacttttaaggacaaaaacctacgTTTGCTTGTGGACGAGCGGCCAAAACGCAaagaaaaatctgtttttaaaatatccatatgcgtgtggacatggcctaacAAAAGCAGTGAGCAAAGTTACATTAGCTATAGTTCATTTTATGGCATCACAAGCTACAGTATTTCATGTAATTGTATGCTAAAACCATGTCTGCTCCTGGTTCTCCTTCAGACTTGTGAAAGCATCCCAAGTATCCTTGAGGAAGATACTCTTGGTTGTCATTGAGAATGTGACCCCACATCACAGTAGAACAACTGAGTATCTTACTCGTTTGGGAACCACATCCGTTCCCCTGCTGCACATCTCGTTTTCCTTTGGGAGTTTTACAAAGGTGTTAAGTATTTTTCCAACTTGCAAACTATCGTTGTGCTCTGTCAAACTCTGAAACGGTTTCATCTCTTCTTTCTACTTGTGCAGTTTGATATCGTCTGATTGATGTCAGAGacaaaatgataataatgaaaTTGACCGCATCTTTCAAACAGATGGTTATATTACTGAAGATCTCTCTGTAGGGGTGTTTATGGTATTCCACTGAGAGAGGACCTCATATGCATCAATAAACTGCTACACTACGTATCCTGACGAGCCTGTTCTCACTAGAATTTAGTAAGATTTTATCAAACAGTATTAGAAAGGATAATACATTTGGGTtattcaacaacaaaatatACTAGTAATGTTATTCAAACAACTTACGACGCCATAACCCCCTTTGTTGTCTGCTttattgtaaattattttttaacaatatattaaatatttttatatggggtattgtattttcattggacaatttttgcCACTGCAGGGATGGATGGTTCATGTGTATGAAACAGTTCAAACGTGTTAAGCTGTCCAATTTCCTACTAAATTAGTGAGAACATATTGCTCCTGAAATTGCCACTCGTATCCCAATCGCCACCAGTCAGTGTGGTACCTCACTGTCCTGTGAGAGGATGTTGGCTCATCGTCGTCTTTTTGTGATTGACAGCTTGACCAGATTTCAGTCACCTAAAAATCCCATACTGAGTTTTTCATTCTTCATCGTGATGGGAGGAGTCAGGGCTcgactcctcctcttcctcctccactgTTTCTGCTGGCAGCGTGTCACGGCGCGTGAAGGCGGCCGCCAAGGTCACACTCAGCCGCGGTTTGACAGGCGCCATCTCAGACAGCCCGATGTTGTTGCCACGAGTCACGAGCGTCGTCTTATCCATAATCTCTCCACTGTGCTTGGACACTACCGCATCGAGGAAGTCGTACTTGTGCGACAGCTTGCCGCTCTCAAACAGGTACTTAGCCAAGTAGGAGAACGCCACGTTACCAAGAAAGGAGGCAAGCATAGAGGCTGTCTTAAATGGAAACTTTTGGATGACGACATCCTCCATTTCTCCGGTGATGTGGTGCTCGCGTTGCTCGATGGTCCAACCGGGGTAATAAATGAAAGGGGGCAGCTGCAGGTAGGGCTCGCCTCCGCCTATACGCAGCACCATGCCAAACAAATAAGCAGCCACTGAGCCGTACGTGTTGGTGCCTTTGACAAAGAGCACACTGAGGAGCTGGGGGAAGATGATGACATAAACCAGGTCTGAGCTGAGGTACCACAGTCCGTAAACTGTCCCCGTAACCAGGGCCATCAATGTGGCGAGACCGCCAAACACAAAGATGGTGATGCGCATCACCCACACAATCTCACGATCTGATGCCTGTGGAGAAAAAGGGGTGGGACAcacatttaagacaaaatcatGGAGTATGAATGTCGTGTGGAAAAACACTGCACTGACCGACTGTCTGAAAGCCAGCTGGTAGATGTTCCTTGCAAACATGGAGCTGGCTGACAGGATGGACGAGTCTGCAGACGACATGACAGCAGCAGACACAGCACCGAGGCCGAAAAAAGAGACAAACGGCGGGCAGAGGTGTTGGAGAACGATGGGCAGAATCATATCTGCCTCTTCCTTGTCTTTAGGCGGAATGGCACCATATGTTGTTTGGTTCCAGTCTGAGTGCAGCAGATCAATCAGCATAATTTTGATTGAATTACTATGCTTACTAaatgataacaaaaaacaaagtatacaaagaagaaaaaagtataCAGAAGTATTTGCTTGAAATATAATTCATGTGTAATATTTATTTCTCACCAAAAACACACCAGCTCCAAACACTACTCAAAGGTGAGATCATGAACCAAAAAGCAATAATACAAACTATAATGCATTGATGTAACGACACAGAGTATCATAAAAGTAAAGTTCCAATCAGATTGTGCCGTTTATCATCCTCTAAGGTTAcactcacactgcagggtatgatgcgaCTTCTAAATGTGAATGCGATGCGCCCAGGAAGTGAAGCACGTGTGCACAAATCACAATGTCACACGCAACGCAACGTGTTTCCAGAAGTAAAAGTGtccaacattttcttaactaatttatttcgcGTAGGAGAATAAGAAGGGAGCGGGCAGGGATTTTGGCTATGGCATTTTGTGGGGAACTTGCTATGACGTTTGTTGGGAGGAGTGTGTGAGTGAGGCGTCTGTGCCAAGAGTGGTGCGACATTGAAGTAAGTAATCAGTTCCAAAACATCTTATTTACGCGCCTGTCGATTTTGGCGACAAACTGTGGCCTTTGTCCACTTTCGGTGACGTATAGGTCAGATATATGTGACCTGAACGTCCAGACATATCGGATTTGTGACCACATACAAAAGAGGTCtgggttgcatttgaaaaaaaatggaattgtattgttcacactgacaagaaaaaacagacacaggtcacatatgagcaaaaaaaaaaaatctgaattgacctGAAGCATGAACGTAACCTAGGGGGCATATTTACGGAATATACAGTAAGTATGCCTGAgttagtgattttttttgtcctaagAGTTTCCTTAAATTTGTAACCCATTCACTTAAAATTTCTAGTTACGTATAGCAGGCTGTAAAAGGTTACGTTACATTAAAGGTTAATGTAATATGTACATGTACAACTTAAAATGGGATTACAACACTTTTAAGTCTTGGCgctgctttaaaaaaagccTCAAGTTGAAGAATATAACACAATACGCAAAAAAGATGCTGTACAGTGTACTGCATCCAGTATATTCAAGTGTCCAGGTGTACACATACGATTTTGGCACTGAGAAATCTGTAAATCAATCCACTAATTTGGTCCCTCGCTTCCTTCTGATGCAATATTTAAAATGGATCGCTGCTACATAATGAATGAGGTGAAGCAGCTGCTATTTACCCAGCTCTCTCAGATCTATGGGCAACATGGATCCATCCTGAGCAACACaaatcacacaaacacacaaacatatttCATGCACATGACAGCTTGTGTAAGAACTTCCCAACCTGTTGAGGCTCCGATAGCTCCAATAAGGACAGAGGGGACGGCCATGACCAGACATCCGAAAGCAGCCAGGAAGGAGAGGACTTGTGCGTACGTAGCAGAGGAAGCAGACAGGACTCTTTGGAAATACACTTGCCAAGGAATGCCTCCAAGCATCTGGATTCAAATTACAGTCCGATTAGATAcatttatgaacagaattttAACTCTGTTTTAATTAAACTAGCAAACCATCAGCAAAATTCAGTTCCACTATATCATtttcatttgattaaaaaaatgagaAGGAACACAGTACCAGAAGACAAAAATTGTCAATCCAGACCCAGGTGTCGCTGTTGTTGACACTGCCTCTCCATGGCGACTGGTACACTTGCTTCACAGCAGTCACTGTGATGTCTGACACAGCCACGTTGGTCAACGCAAATGGGACACTGATCCACTGCAGGTGGACACAAACAAGTATAATGAATGCAAGTTAACACACAATCATTTACGTGCTCTCACAATCCTGTGATACATGTTGTAAACCAGGGCTTCTCAACTACATAATGGGGAGGGCCacggtttaaaaaatgtattggccCAAGGGCcagacagcagtatgacaaaaatgttttattaagtgaatgctttcattttgttattgtttttttttcaaactttttttggtgtcatgagcacgtTAAAACACAATGTTTGTGGATTGCTATGGATGATAGtcatataaaataaaagcattcaaaGTGTGGCAGCTCATGTCAAGTGAGCATAATGGGACAGTACATgtcataaataaacaaacaactacGAGTGAAATTAAGTGCAGATTTGGATACGATTTTGACACGCAACCCCCCCAGTGAGTTTTCTGAAccgacgccatcttggctgtgacgtgaCTACCAGATTACGTTCCAGGAACCAGAGTCAAACAAATGCAGCCATGAATTCACAGCAAAgtcaagaaagtgacatattgaCACTAATAACGCAGTAATAACATGACGAGTatgataacacacacaaaagtatgtTTATTTGACTGCCAGTAAGTGATACTGACAGCTCcatgcacactgcaaaatacaagACCAGTGAGCGGCAGATCACTGCTTATCTAACCCTGGCATGAAAccccatactattattctaagattcgtagAATAGATAGTAGTAAAAACaatatggatttacttactgaaactgaaagatcgactgcaagataggcttGAAAGATGAGTGGCAGCCCACAAGATGAGTGATAACCcatattttattctaaaattCATAGTGAAGCTGCAATCAAAGACGaccctttggatttattgttgcaaGCTACAACAGATACCACAATAGCTGCCTAGCGTTAAACCAAGCCAGTTACATCAACACTTTATTAGCATTAGGCTGGCTACTATAGAGAATATTAgtagaaaaaatgtggattgacttactgccaccttgtcaCGCTTTTGCACGGTCgaacgtcttgtgggtttttgacttattttatttcaatctGCGGGGGTAGTATCAAAACAATTGTTGTTTGCTGAAATGCCGAAGCATCTGACGCAGTGAATGgcattttttggaaatgtgaacaagctttcTCCGCCTCCTCAAGTGTTCCGGCAAAAGCCTTTAACACAACAGAGTgggcataatataa
The sequence above is a segment of the Dunckerocampus dactyliophorus isolate RoL2022-P2 chromosome 3, RoL_Ddac_1.1, whole genome shotgun sequence genome. Coding sequences within it:
- the slc5a7a gene encoding high-affinity choline transporter 1; its protein translation is MTIHVEGLVAIAVFYLLILFVGIWAAWKNKHSGEAEGTDRSETIMVGGRDIGLFVGGFTMTATWVGGGYINGTAEYVYLPDKGLAWAQAPFGYALSLVLGGLFFAKPMRSRGYVTMLDPFQQLYGKRMGGLLFIPALMGEIFWSAAILSALGATLSVIVDINIKMSVIISALIAIFYTLVGGLYSVAYTDVVQLFCIFVGLWISVPFALTNVAVSDITVTAVKQVYQSPWRGSVNNSDTWVWIDNFCLLMLGGIPWQVYFQRVLSASSATYAQVLSFLAAFGCLVMAVPSVLIGAIGASTDWNQTTYGAIPPKDKEEADMILPIVLQHLCPPFVSFFGLGAVSAAVMSSADSSILSASSMFARNIYQLAFRQSASDREIVWVMRITIFVFGGLATLMALVTGTVYGLWYLSSDLVYVIIFPQLLSVLFVKGTNTYGSVAAYLFGMVLRIGGGEPYLQLPPFIYYPGWTIEQREHHITGEMEDVVIQKFPFKTASMLASFLGNVAFSYLAKYLFESGKLSHKYDFLDAVVSKHSGEIMDKTTLVTRGNNIGLSEMAPVKPRLSVTLAAAFTRRDTLPAETVEEEEEESSPDSSHHDEE